In Yamadazyma tenuis chromosome 7, complete sequence, the sequence tgcCTGGGCCGGGTTCAAATAGCCTATGCGCTTACTTGGCAGCCGTTACAGGCAGATGAGGCCAACGGCGGTGCGTGCACGCCTGCTGCAATTGGTGCAATTGAGTATTTTCGTGCGGCTCGTTGGCTAAATTTGGGTAAGGCCAGTGACAAGCCAGTGGTAGGCCAATGATAGGGATGCGGTTATGGGAGGTCTAGATTAGGGGGGCCTAAATAGGAGCTCGGATAGAGGGGAGGGAGTCACTCCCATTCGGGATCCCATCCCGGATCCCTATTACTGCCAGGGACCCTGACGGGTGGCTGTGATGGTGCGCGCCGTCACTATTTCCCGGGGTCGATTGCTTCTACTCACAataacttcttcttcaaccatgAGTGAACAGTTCAAGTTTAGAAGAGCAGAAACCCCagaaaaaatcaaacagGTGTGTGAGTTGGCCCAGGAGTGGTTTCTCACCTCCATGACCCCTGAAAATGCCGGGCTGATCATGCTTGAAAGTATCTCAATGCGCAAGGATATCACCCAAGTATACTACCTCGAACATACCAAAACCAATAAACCCGTTTGTATGGTGCAAGTGAGCCACCGTGGTGCATACTACAGCGACTCGCCCACCGCTAGCGGGCCCTCGTCGGCCCCCAACCCCGACACCTTCGGCGTCAAGCCTGCTACCGCGTTGATGATTGGGTTTGTGTTCACGGCTCAAGCCTACAGAAAATTGGGGTTAGCCAACCGGTTGATTAGTGCCGTCATCGAGTACGTGGAgaaggagttgatcaaggaaAACATCAGCAAGAGTGATAAACTGAAGCCCGACAGCTTTGCttcgatggtgatgaacaACGGTCAACTCGACTTaaacttggccaactaCTACTTGGGTAAGAAGTATGCGTGGGTGCTCTACTCGGCCGTGGGCAACTTTTACGAGCGGTTCGGCTTCAAGGCTTTCCCAGtggacttgttcaaggttCCCACGTCGGTGTTGACGGATTCGCAGCAGCGTTTGCTCGAAGCATTGATGGACTCTTCACCCGAAGCAAAGGCCAGGGGTAAGCATTTACGGTATCTCGACTCGTCCAAGCCACAGGACCGAGACTTAGTGTCATTCATCATGCAGAACAAGGaattggagattttgacCGAATTGAACAAGCTGACTTTCCATTCGGAATTGACGGGTGGCCGCAAGTCCAGTTCTTCTCTCACCAATATTACCGACACGTTGGCCATGAGTAAGCTCGCATCGCAAACGGAAATGACAAGTATTTCGGAGACGGCAGGTGCTACGCCCGTGGCCCAGAGAAAGTCGTCCGTCACCGTCCTCTCCTCGGCCAAGTTCGCCATGAAGCCTGATGTTGATATTTACAAGGCCACCAACTTTCTCAGCAACAGCAGATTGGCGAGCACCGAAGGGTTTACCGCCGAGAACGAGCGCTACAACCACATCGAGGGGGCCATTTTCACCAACGAGTTGCAGCAGAAGTCTTACTTTATTCTCTGGTCAACGTTGATTGCGCAatttgtggtggtgggagtGGGTGAATTACAATTCAATATGTTTGGCCCCACCACCGATCCTTTGGGCAAGAGAAGTGACCAGAGACGTCGTGGATCTTCATTTAGTGGGTTGAATGATCTTGGTGGCTATAATTTCCAGGACTTGGATATCTTGTTTTCGGCTGCTTGtctggttgcaaaaaagaGAGCGCTCGAAGACAAAAACTCCATTTATGTTGCAATCAACGATTTGCCCAACACCATCCCTGCTCCCATGCTCAGCGACTACTTTTTGCACTATTTGCCCAAGACACACCTTGGGGCTGATTCTGACAAGTCGTTGGCCCCAGAAAACCAGGTGGAGCTTTATGCTTCTAATAAGTTTGTGTTGCCGATGTTGCGGAGGTTTGGAAAGGAGCTGGCAGAATTTGACTTGGACTGGGTCGCCAACGGAATGTTGTCGTGGGGCTAGCGGGATGGCGGAGTTGGCCTAGGCTAGCGATGCGACATAGCCGAAAAGTTAACTATTCCCAGCTTTTGTTTTTAGTATCATAGACTTTTATGTAAATGGTGTATGCATTGAGAGATGTAGGGTAGAAGATTAGGGGtgcaaaaagaagaacccatGCCGGGACTCGAACCCGGAATCTTTTGATTAGAAGTCAAATGCGCTAACCATTACGCCACACAGGCTAATTTTTTCGTCAGTAAAAGCCTGATTTTTGCGCCCGGCATCTTAAACCTTCACCTGCTATTCGATCTCCACACTTATGTTTAGGACTATGTCCGTCTTCAGACTTCAGTTTAGAACTATCGCCATCTCCAGACTCTCTCCAGAATTTCTCTACAACTATCTCCGTCTCCAGAAGTTCCtacccatacacccactTCAGAAACTGTTCTCTACTTTCTCTCATACAACATGTATATTTTATATTATGAATTCAGCCAGCAAGCCAACCACCTAGAAAAGTGCATCCAACGTACAACAAATACAAAGTGCACCCAAGCAAGCTGCCAAGCACCCTCCAGATCCAGATCCACCAGACTGCTGTTGCACATACATAggctgttgttgttgatagtaTCCTCCTTGTGGTTGTTGGGGGTAGCCGCCTCCGTACCCTTGCTGGGGGTATCcctgttgttgttggtagCCACCGCCGTACCCTTGTTGACCACCATATCCTTGTTGACCATATCCCTGTTGACCTCCGTATCCCTGTTGGTTACCACCAAAGCCTCTATCACCGGCACTTTGACCGGAAGGCGGATGACTTGGAGGTGCGTAGTTGTCTGATGGTTTGGAATTGGACCATTCTGGTGGAGCTCCGGTGGGAGCAGAGTAATCTTTTCCTGACATTTATTAGTTTGTAGTGGTGGTTGTGAGGAAATTCACAGATTATGTTGGTGCGAGTAAATGCGAGTGCGGTCCTGCATCCCGGTTGAAAGTCAGACAGCCAAGACAACCATAATATGACTTCCTGGGAGTTGATAATCTACGTAAATGGGAGTGCAAGTAGGCGATGTCATGGTAAATGACTGACCAAAAGACGGAAACTACGGCTGGAAACAATAGGTCAAAATAGTATCATTTCTTTTGGTATCGCCAAAGCCTTCTCGAGTCATGCGTGGTAGATCGGGGGATCTAGGGCATGCTCACGTGCTTTCTCGTAGGGCTGTGGGTGCGACTGGGGAGATTTGGAACCCCCTGGTAGGCGCACCCCCGGTGAATTCCTCGCCCGCCACGACCCACGATTTTCTGCGATACTCACaactgaaaattttcatcGCACTGAGTTTTCACCAGACTTTTCCCAATAGTTATTCATCAGTAAATTCAAGTTAATATGgctgaagttgaagaagttcaagaagttccagtgatccaagaagaactcaaGCTCGTTGAATTGGCCACCGCCATTCCTGCTGACGTGCAAGCTGCTCAAGCTGaagtcaagttgttcaacaaatggTCTTTTGAAGACGTTGAAGTCAAGGACGTTTCCTTGGTTGACTACATCCAAATCGCCCAACCAGTGTTTGTTTCCCACACTGCCGGTAGATACGCCGCCAAGAGATTCAGAAAGGCCCAATGTCCTATTGTTGAAAGATTAACCAACTCTTTAATGATGAACGGTAGAAACAACggtaagaagttgaaggctGTCAGAATCGTCGAACAAGCCTTGGAAATCATCCACGTTGTCACCGAACAAAACCCATTgcaagttgttgttgacgCCATTGTCAACTCTGGTCCAAGAGAAGACTCCACCAGAATTGGTTCTGCTGGTACCGTCAGAAGACAAGCTGTTGATGTTTCTCCTTTGAGAAGAGTCAACCAGGCTGTTGCTTTAATAACCATTGGTGCTAGAGAAGC encodes:
- a CDS encoding uncharacterized protein (EggNog:ENOG503PW3X) codes for the protein MSEQFKFRRAETPEKIKQVCELAQEWFLTSMTPENAGSIMLESISMRKDITQVYYLEHTKTNKPVCMVQVSHRGAYYSDSPTASGPSSAPNPDTFGVKPATALMIGFVFTAQAYRKLGLANRLISAVIEYVEKELIKENISKSDKSKPDSFASMVMNNGQLDLNLANYYLGKKYAWVLYSAVGNFYERFGFKAFPVDLFKVPTSVLTDSQQRLLEALMDSSPEAKARGKHLRYLDSSKPQDRDLVSFIMQNKELEILTELNKSTFHSELTGGRKSSSSLTNITDTLAMSKLASQTEMTSISETAGATPVAQRKSSVTVLSSAKFAMKPDVDIYKATNFLSNSRLASTEGFTAENERYNHIEGAIFTNELQQKSYFILWSTLIAQFVVVGVGELQFNMFGPTTDPLGKRSDQRRRGSSFSGLNDLGGYNFQDLDILFSAACSVAKKRALEDKNSIYVAINDLPNTIPAPMLSDYFLHYLPKTHLGADSDKSLAPENQVELYASNKFVLPMLRRFGKESAEFDLDWVANGMLSWG
- the RPS5 gene encoding 40S ribosomal protein uS7 (COG:J; EggNog:ENOG503NVCP), coding for MAEVEEVQEVPVIQEELKLVELATAIPADVQAAQAEVKLFNKWSFEDVEVKDVSLVDYIQIAQPVFVSHTAGRYAAKRFRKAQCPIVERLTNSLMMNGRNNGKKLKAVRIVEQALEIIHVVTEQNPLQVVVDAIVNSGPREDSTRIGSAGTVRRQAVDVSPLRRVNQAVALITIGAREAAFRNIKTISECLAEELINAAKGSSTSYAIKKKDELERVAKSNR